A region of Pleionea litopenaei DNA encodes the following proteins:
- the rluC gene encoding 23S rRNA pseudouridine(955/2504/2580) synthase RluC, whose amino-acid sequence MNKVQFITIDDNHCGQRIDNFLVTFLKGVPKSHIYRILRKGEVRVNKKRVKAPYKLEIGDLIRVPPVRLAESEEKPINVNLDQVQALERQIIYETEGLLVINKPSGMAVHGGSGLSFGVIEALRQLRPDARFLELVHRLDRDTSGCLLVAKKRSVLRFLHEQLRDKKMHKEYVALVKGRWPKRTRRVDAPLLKNTLKSGERVVKVDPAGKPSITDFSIEQNFEGLTLVQCSPVTGRTHQIRVHAQFVGCPIVGDAKYGDQETDQMLREKFNYSRLFLHARKLTFKEKRDSKPITVKAEYDESLSQLLERLR is encoded by the coding sequence TTGAATAAAGTTCAGTTTATCACTATCGACGATAACCACTGCGGACAGCGGATCGACAACTTTTTGGTCACCTTTTTGAAAGGTGTTCCAAAGAGCCATATCTATCGAATTCTTCGTAAGGGTGAAGTGAGAGTTAATAAAAAGCGGGTGAAGGCGCCTTATAAACTAGAAATTGGCGACTTGATCAGAGTTCCGCCGGTAAGGCTCGCCGAATCTGAAGAAAAGCCAATCAACGTGAACCTGGATCAGGTCCAAGCTCTTGAGCGGCAAATAATTTACGAAACTGAAGGGTTATTGGTAATTAATAAGCCCTCTGGCATGGCAGTGCATGGTGGTAGTGGACTGTCATTTGGCGTCATTGAGGCATTACGCCAACTTCGACCTGATGCTAGGTTTTTAGAGCTCGTTCATCGCCTTGATCGCGACACCAGTGGCTGCCTTCTTGTTGCCAAAAAACGCAGTGTATTGCGCTTCTTACATGAGCAATTAAGAGATAAGAAAATGCACAAGGAATACGTCGCTCTTGTTAAGGGGCGTTGGCCCAAACGCACACGTCGGGTCGATGCACCATTACTTAAAAATACACTAAAGTCAGGCGAACGAGTCGTTAAGGTCGACCCTGCCGGTAAGCCGTCGATAACCGACTTTTCAATTGAACAAAACTTTGAAGGGTTAACTTTGGTTCAATGCAGCCCGGTCACCGGAAGAACTCATCAAATTCGTGTACATGCTCAGTTTGTTGGTTGTCCAATTGTGGGCGATGCGAAATATGGCGATCAAGAAACGGATCAAATGCTTAGAGAAAAGTTTAACTATTCGCGTTTGTTTTTACACGCACGCAAGTTAACCTTTAAAGAGAAGCGTGACAGTAAGCCGATTACTGTGAAAGCTGAATACGATGAATCGTTAAGTCAATTATTAGAGAGGTTACGTTGA
- a CDS encoding HAD family hydrolase, translating to MIEIRHLIFDWDGTLMDSAPRIVSAMQETARRLNLSVPTDHEVKHIIGLSLEKAFDCLFGQLSEDLVSALYSEYRFQYVEGNHIATPLFDGAESMLKQVKQSGYSLAIATGKARAGLERVLAETPIRCLFNDSICADEAMSKPEPDMLLQLLKRNQWDKQHCLMIGDTTHDIAMAQAAQIKTVAVSYGAHSLEDLSALQPDWLIDDIGQLKEVLKII from the coding sequence TTGATCGAAATTCGTCATCTGATTTTTGATTGGGACGGAACTTTAATGGACTCTGCACCGCGAATTGTATCTGCGATGCAAGAGACCGCGCGTCGCCTAAATCTGAGTGTGCCGACTGATCATGAGGTAAAACACATTATCGGTCTGAGTTTAGAAAAAGCGTTTGATTGTTTATTTGGTCAATTATCAGAAGACTTAGTTTCCGCTTTGTATAGCGAGTATCGGTTTCAATATGTTGAAGGAAATCATATAGCAACGCCTCTGTTTGACGGAGCAGAAAGTATGCTGAAACAAGTCAAACAATCAGGGTATTCACTTGCGATTGCAACAGGCAAAGCTCGAGCTGGTTTAGAAAGGGTACTTGCAGAAACACCGATCCGTTGTTTATTCAATGATTCAATTTGTGCTGATGAGGCCATGAGTAAACCTGAGCCGGATATGCTTCTTCAATTGCTCAAACGCAATCAGTGGGATAAGCAGCATTGCTTAATGATAGGAGACACCACACACGATATTGCGATGGCACAAGCGGCGCAGATAAAAACGGTCGCGGTAAGTTACGGTGCTCACAGTCTTGAAGATTTATCGGCGCTGCAACCCGATTGGTTGATCGATGATATTGGCCAACTTAAAGAAGTACTAAAAATAATCTAA
- a CDS encoding Maf family protein → MFNMNLILASSSTYRAQLLRQLRLKAQSIAPNIDEKPVNGEDPKQLATRLAAEKAAAVITQIGRLEEPSIVIASDQVAYCNHKMLGKPHTAENAIAQLTDMSNKTAEFYTSLFMQNTQTQQTFTHLDVTKVNFRTLTSQEIKNYVALESPFDCAGSFKCEGLGISLFNSIETHDPSALVGLPLISVTKGLINLGLNPLLIGNAE, encoded by the coding sequence ATGTTCAATATGAATTTAATTTTAGCCTCCTCCAGCACTTATCGAGCACAACTACTGCGACAACTTCGCTTAAAAGCCCAATCAATCGCTCCAAACATCGACGAAAAGCCAGTTAACGGTGAAGATCCTAAGCAACTGGCAACTCGACTGGCTGCAGAAAAAGCCGCAGCAGTCATCACTCAAATAGGCCGTTTAGAAGAGCCTTCCATTGTTATCGCGTCAGACCAAGTTGCTTATTGCAACCATAAAATGCTCGGCAAGCCTCACACAGCTGAAAACGCCATTGCTCAGCTTACTGATATGTCTAACAAGACCGCTGAATTTTATACGTCGTTGTTTATGCAAAACACCCAAACACAACAAACCTTTACCCATTTAGATGTCACTAAAGTCAATTTTCGAACTTTGACATCCCAAGAAATCAAGAATTATGTCGCCTTGGAATCACCGTTTGATTGCGCGGGTAGTTTTAAATGCGAGGGGCTTGGCATTTCACTTTTTAATAGCATCGAGACACACGATCCATCCGCATTGGTAGGTCTACCCCTTATTTCCGTTACCAAGGGGCTGATTAACTTGGGCTTAAACCCTCTGTTGATTGGCAATGCCGAATAG